One genomic window of Arachis hypogaea cultivar Tifrunner chromosome 8, arahy.Tifrunner.gnm2.J5K5, whole genome shotgun sequence includes the following:
- the LOC140174752 gene encoding uncharacterized protein, whose product MLAVTDAPNNPQPMTNVPEVTFRSAEFNGVDTNLDDPVVISIQLGDLIVRKVLLDPGSSADVLFFTTFEKMKLRNNILQPYLGDLVGFSGKRVPVLGSVWLQTKLGEQPLYKTQDIQYLVVDCFSPYNVLLGCPFLNRFAAIVSTVHLCVKFPVQDNVVATIHGDLQEARQCYNTSLKPIKKTGQSQINSIKSEQIVPAELDPQADFEDRPMPNEELTKITLTDDPMKFTFVGTSMSTEDRKSLESFLRQNADLFAWTSADMPGIDPSVITHKLKINQAAQPIFQKKRNLGTENDKHQ is encoded by the coding sequence ATGTTGGCAGTAACGGATGCCCCCAACAATCCTCAGCCGATGACGAATGTCCCAGAAGTGACCTTCAGATCAGCCGAATTCAATGGTGTCGATACCAACCTAGATGACCCTGTTGTCATCTCCATTCAGTTAGGAGATCTGATAGTGCGAAAGGTTTTACTCGACCCAGGAAGTAGTGCGGATGTCTTATTTTTCACCACCTTTGAAAAGATGAAGCTGAGAAACAATATTCTACAGCCGTACCTCGGAGACCTGGTCGGATTCTCAGGGAAACGAGTTCCTGTACTAGGATCAGTGTGGTTACAAACAAAACTCGGTGAGCAACCGTTATATAAGACACAAGATATTCAGTATCTTGTAGTCGATTGTTTTAGCCCTTATAATGTTCTTTTAGGTTGCCCCTTTCTAAATAGATTTGCTGCAATTGTGTCTACAGTTCACCTTTGTGTCAAGTTTCCTGTGCAGGACAATGTTGTAGCTACGATTCACGGTGACCTCCAGGAGGCTCGGCAATGCTATAACACAAGCTTAAAGCCTATCAAAAAAACTGGACAATCACAAATCAACTCCATCAAGTCAGAACAGATAGTACCAGCCGAACTTGACCCTCAGGCTGATTTTGAAGATCGGCCTATGCCAAATGAGGAATTAACAAAGATCACTTTAACTGATGACCCAATGAAGTTCACTTTTGTGGGCACTTCAATGAGTACTGAAGATAGAAAAAGCCTTGAAAGTTTTCTACGGCAAAATGCCGACCTATTTGCATGGACCTCTGCTGATATGCCAGGAATAGATCCGTCTGTTATAACACACAAATTGAAAATCAATCAAGCAGCTcagccgatcttccagaaaaaaAGAAACCTCGGCACCGAGAACGACAAGCATCAATAG